A genomic region of Candidatus Rokuibacteriota bacterium contains the following coding sequences:
- a CDS encoding DUF222 domain-containing protein: MTIDSLKDSAVPRRAEQLDRLGDEIAELSAHLDAATARLLELIREFDARGGWNTGFRSCAAWLSWRVGLEPGAARERVRVARTLGTLPLLAEALARGELSYAKLRALTRVATPETEERLLGVGRAGTAAHVERIVRGWRRVDRNAEAREAARQHTRRGLQVYEDEDGMVVVRGRLTPEVGALLRRALDAAREVLYERARGSEAAGEQAPTPAQQRADALALVAETALHHSLDPGAPGERYQVVVHVDASALADPNQPGQSVLEDGAHVPAETSRRLACDASRVVMRHDDAGRVVEIGARTRTIPPALRRALQQRDWGCRFPGCGVRVGQGHHLRHWAQGGPTALSNLALLCRRHHRAVHEEGYQVARGPDGELRFSRPDGRQLPEVPVPAPVPDDPVQALRADHASRGLLVHSRTGCPGWLGERLDLGWAIDVLHPRARRAEGMVEPGPDHEYRT, encoded by the coding sequence ATGACGATTGACTCACTGAAGGATTCCGCCGTTCCCCGTCGTGCCGAACAGCTGGACCGGCTCGGCGACGAGATCGCCGAGCTATCGGCTCACCTGGACGCCGCGACCGCGCGGCTGCTAGAGCTGATCCGCGAGTTCGACGCCCGCGGAGGGTGGAACACCGGCTTCCGCTCCTGCGCGGCGTGGCTGAGCTGGCGGGTGGGGCTGGAGCCGGGGGCGGCTCGGGAGCGGGTGCGGGTGGCGCGGACGCTGGGGACGCTGCCGCTGCTGGCGGAGGCACTGGCGCGAGGGGAACTGTCGTACGCCAAGCTGCGGGCGCTGACGCGAGTGGCGACGCCGGAGACGGAGGAACGGCTGCTCGGGGTGGGGCGGGCGGGTACGGCGGCGCATGTGGAGCGTATCGTACGGGGCTGGCGACGGGTGGACCGGAACGCCGAGGCGCGAGAGGCGGCGCGCCAGCACACGCGGCGAGGGTTGCAGGTGTACGAGGACGAGGACGGCATGGTCGTGGTACGGGGGCGACTCACGCCGGAGGTGGGGGCGCTCCTGCGGCGTGCGCTCGACGCCGCCCGCGAGGTGTTGTACGAGCGGGCCCGGGGGTCGGAGGCTGCGGGCGAGCAGGCTCCGACACCGGCGCAGCAGCGGGCGGACGCGCTGGCGCTGGTAGCGGAGACGGCGCTGCACCACAGCCTCGATCCCGGCGCCCCGGGCGAGCGCTACCAAGTGGTGGTCCATGTCGATGCATCGGCGCTGGCGGATCCGAATCAGCCGGGGCAGTCCGTCCTCGAGGACGGCGCGCACGTTCCCGCGGAAACGTCTCGGCGTCTGGCCTGCGATGCGAGCCGGGTGGTGATGCGGCACGACGATGCTGGGCGCGTCGTTGAGATCGGAGCGCGGACACGGACCATTCCTCCCGCCCTCCGGCGCGCGCTCCAACAGAGGGACTGGGGCTGCCGCTTCCCGGGATGCGGTGTGCGGGTGGGCCAGGGGCACCACCTGCGCCACTGGGCTCAGGGCGGCCCCACGGCGCTCTCCAATCTCGCCCTGCTGTGTCGGCGCCACCATCGCGCGGTGCACGAGGAGGGCTATCAGGTCGCCCGAGGTCCGGACGGGGAACTGCGGTTCTCGCGTCCGGACGGCCGGCAGCTGCCGGAGGTGCCGGTGCCCGCGCCGGTGCCTGACGATCCGGTCCAGGCGCTCCGGGCGGATCACGCCTCGCGGGGCCTCCTCGTGCACTCGCGGACTGGATGCCCCGGCTGGCTTGGGGAGCGGCTCGACCTGGGTTGGGCGATCGATGTGTTGCATCCGCGCGCCCGACGCGCGGAGGGCATGGTGGAACCGGGCCCAGACCATGAGTATCGAACATGA
- a CDS encoding 2-dehydropantoate 2-reductase produces MSPRLLFIGAGAIGSYLGGFLSRAGHEVTLVDPWPEQVEAIRARGLSVSGPHEPFEARPAALHVHEAQRLRADFDVAFVAVKAYDTAWATHMALPRLGPDGYVVSAQNCWNDPVVAAIAGPDRSVGLVMSKIAVALWEPGRVERGAEKGSGSGHDVFRAGEHDGRITPRVETLARMLSVIDGARATDNLWGERWSKLCANAMGNPVQAMTGLGSLEIAAKPRGREITIRLASESARVGLAAGYSIPKFGGAEAKTWSAADDGAVYAELDAMLVPKDGSSRNWRASMAQDVAKGRRSEIEQMNGHVVARGRELGVATPLGSVVVGLVREIDAGARRPAPELIEQALKAAGA; encoded by the coding sequence ATGAGCCCACGACTCCTCTTCATCGGCGCAGGCGCGATCGGCAGCTATCTCGGCGGGTTCCTCTCCCGGGCCGGGCACGAGGTCACGCTCGTGGACCCTTGGCCCGAGCAGGTCGAGGCGATACGCGCCCGCGGCCTCAGCGTGAGCGGGCCGCACGAGCCCTTCGAGGCGCGGCCGGCGGCGCTCCACGTTCACGAGGCGCAGCGGCTCAGGGCCGATTTCGACGTCGCATTCGTCGCGGTCAAGGCCTACGATACGGCGTGGGCGACGCACATGGCCCTTCCCCGCCTCGGGCCCGACGGCTACGTCGTCTCGGCACAGAACTGCTGGAACGATCCCGTCGTCGCGGCCATCGCCGGCCCGGATCGCTCGGTCGGGCTCGTCATGTCCAAGATCGCGGTCGCCCTCTGGGAGCCCGGGCGCGTCGAGCGGGGCGCCGAGAAGGGCAGCGGCTCTGGGCACGACGTGTTCCGCGCGGGCGAGCACGACGGCCGGATCACGCCCCGTGTGGAGACTCTGGCCAGGATGCTCTCGGTCATCGACGGCGCCAGGGCGACGGACAACCTCTGGGGCGAGCGCTGGTCCAAGCTCTGCGCGAACGCGATGGGGAATCCCGTGCAGGCGATGACCGGGCTCGGCAGCCTCGAGATCGCGGCGAAACCTCGGGGGCGCGAGATCACCATCCGCCTGGCATCCGAGTCAGCCCGCGTCGGGCTGGCGGCCGGCTACTCGATCCCCAAGTTCGGCGGCGCGGAGGCCAAGACCTGGTCGGCCGCGGACGACGGGGCCGTCTACGCCGAGCTCGACGCCATGCTCGTGCCCAAGGACGGCTCGAGCCGGAACTGGCGCGCCTCGATGGCGCAGGACGTGGCCAAGGGACGGCGCTCGGAGATCGAGCAGATGAACGGCCACGTGGTGGCTCGCGGGCGCGAGCTCGGGGTGGCGACGCCGCTCGGGTCGGTCGTGGTCGGCCTCGTTCGCGAGATCGACGCGGGCGCCCGGAGGCCCGCCCCCGAGCTGATCGAGCAGGCGCTCAAGGCGGCCGGCGCCTAG
- a CDS encoding AMP-binding protein, which yields MEPSAETLPQLLLAQAERWGNRRVAIREKEFGIWQAYTWRQYADHVQRIALGLASLGFRRGDKVAVIGDNRPQLYWTMVAAQALGGVPVPVYQDSIAAEMHYVIDHSESRVVVCEDQEQVDKILEMKDKLPAVELVVYDDPKGMRHYDYPFLLGLDKVQELGAGFAAAHPGYWDAEVAKGKASDLAIINYTSGTTGFPKGVMISHGALVSTGRNFLQAERLDERDEIMAYLPMAWIGDSFFSMAVAFLSGCTVNCPEDASTVRHDFREIGPTMTFAPPRIWENILSQAQVRIEDANWLQLRLTKFFLPRGMRKAKLELEGKPVPVGLRALCSLGRWLVFDPLRDQLGFRRIRAAITGGAALGPEMMQFFRAIGVNLKQLYGATECCAPATLHRDGHVKLETVGPPIPGVEIKLSERGEVLIRTAGLFSGYYKSPEQTAAALKDAWFHTGDAGLFDPDGQLVIIDRVKDVSTLHDGTVFAPQYIENKLKFSVYIKEAVAVGNERPYVAAMVNIDMEVLGNWAERRGIGYSGYTDLAQNPATYDLLHEEIRRTNQSLAPSQRVKRFAILHKELDPDDAEITRTRKLRRGFINERYAPIIAALYDPKASSVAVKVTVIYEDGRTSDMERQVRIMDVEGV from the coding sequence ATGGAGCCCTCGGCCGAGACACTGCCGCAGCTCTTGCTCGCCCAAGCCGAGCGCTGGGGCAACCGCCGCGTCGCCATCCGCGAGAAGGAATTCGGCATCTGGCAGGCCTACACGTGGCGCCAGTACGCGGACCACGTCCAGCGCATCGCCCTCGGATTGGCCAGCCTGGGCTTCCGCCGCGGCGACAAGGTCGCCGTCATCGGCGACAACCGACCGCAGCTCTACTGGACCATGGTGGCGGCCCAGGCCCTGGGCGGGGTGCCTGTGCCCGTCTACCAAGACTCCATCGCCGCGGAGATGCATTACGTCATCGACCACTCCGAGTCCCGCGTGGTCGTCTGTGAGGACCAGGAGCAGGTGGACAAGATCCTCGAGATGAAGGACAAGCTGCCCGCGGTCGAGCTGGTCGTCTACGACGACCCCAAGGGCATGCGGCACTACGACTACCCCTTCCTCCTGGGTCTCGACAAGGTCCAGGAGCTGGGCGCGGGGTTCGCCGCCGCGCACCCTGGGTACTGGGACGCCGAGGTGGCCAAGGGCAAGGCCTCGGATCTCGCCATCATCAACTACACCTCGGGGACGACGGGCTTCCCCAAGGGCGTGATGATCTCCCACGGGGCGCTCGTCAGCACCGGCAGGAACTTCCTCCAGGCTGAGCGCCTGGACGAGCGCGACGAGATCATGGCCTACCTGCCGATGGCCTGGATCGGCGACAGCTTCTTCTCCATGGCGGTGGCCTTTCTCTCCGGCTGCACGGTCAATTGCCCTGAGGACGCCTCGACGGTCCGGCACGACTTCCGGGAGATCGGCCCCACCATGACGTTCGCGCCGCCTCGCATCTGGGAGAACATTCTCTCTCAAGCCCAGGTGCGCATCGAGGACGCCAACTGGCTCCAGCTCCGGCTGACGAAGTTCTTCCTCCCGCGCGGGATGCGCAAGGCCAAGCTCGAGCTCGAGGGCAAGCCCGTGCCCGTGGGGCTCCGCGCGCTGTGCTCGCTCGGGCGGTGGCTCGTCTTCGACCCGCTCCGCGACCAACTGGGCTTCCGCCGCATCCGAGCGGCGATCACGGGCGGCGCCGCCCTCGGGCCGGAGATGATGCAGTTCTTCCGCGCCATCGGCGTCAACCTCAAGCAGCTCTACGGCGCCACCGAGTGCTGCGCCCCGGCGACCTTGCACCGCGACGGCCACGTCAAGCTCGAGACCGTCGGACCGCCCATTCCCGGCGTCGAGATCAAGCTCTCCGAGCGGGGCGAGGTGCTCATCCGCACCGCCGGCCTCTTCTCCGGCTACTACAAGAGCCCCGAGCAGACCGCCGCTGCGCTCAAGGACGCCTGGTTCCACACCGGCGACGCAGGTCTCTTCGACCCGGACGGGCAGCTGGTCATCATCGACCGTGTCAAGGACGTGTCCACGCTCCACGACGGCACGGTCTTCGCCCCCCAGTACATCGAGAACAAGCTCAAGTTCAGCGTCTACATCAAGGAGGCGGTGGCGGTGGGCAATGAGCGGCCCTACGTCGCCGCGATGGTCAACATCGACATGGAGGTCCTGGGGAACTGGGCCGAGCGGCGCGGCATCGGCTACTCGGGTTACACCGACCTCGCCCAGAACCCGGCCACGTACGACCTGCTCCACGAGGAGATCCGCCGGACCAACCAGAGCCTGGCCCCGTCGCAGCGCGTCAAGCGCTTTGCCATCCTGCACAAGGAGCTGGACCCCGACGATGCCGAGATCACGAGAACCAGGAAGCTCCGTCGCGGGTTCATCAATGAGAGGTATGCGCCCATCATTGCCGCTCTCTATGACCCCAAGGCCTCGAGCGTAGCCGTGAAGGTCACGGTGATCTACGAGGACGGCAGGACATCGGACATGGAGCGTCAGGTGCGGATCATGGACGTGGAAGGGGTCTAG